The genome window AGGGCGTATCGAAGCCTTCCGAATAATAGGCGAACCCGTCGATGTCCTTGACGGTCAGTCCGGCATCGTCCACCGCGGCGATGATCGCCTTGCAGACAAGCTCGGGCAGCGTCTGCGGCAGGGAGGTGCCGCGCTTGTAATAGGGCGTCGCCCCCAGCCCGGCGATGGCGGTCTTGTCGCGGATCGTCATGGCCGCTCGCTCAGCAGCGAGCGCCCGATCACCAGCTTCTGCACCTCGCCATTACTACCCACGAAGCTCGCTGAACGCATATTCAAAGCAATGCATCTCCTCAGCCTGATTTGGCGGTCAAAGCTCCGTCTACAACAATCTCGGCACCATTGATGTAGCTTGCCAGATCAGAGGCCAGAAACGCTGCAAGATGAGCCGTGTCATGCCCGCTACCCATCCGGCGTGATGGAATTCTCTGGACGTAACCTTCATAGATCGCCTCGACGTCGCGACCAGCCTTCTCAATTCCTCCCCGCGCCAACGGCGTGTCCATCATGCCGACCAGGATAGCGTTCGCACGAATTCCCTTAGGTCCATAGTCAATGGCGATGTTGCGGGTCAGTGCATTGAGACCAGCCTTGGTCATGTCGTAAAGAGGAGAGCTTATCCCCAGATGTCGGATGCTGGAGACCGATGAGATGTTAGTGATTGCGCCGCGGCCCATCTCTTCCATGATCGGCAGAACATGCTTGCACAGCAGGAATACCGATTTGAGATTTACGGCGACACAGAGATCGAAGCTCTCGACGGTCGCCCGGGCGATGCGGCCGGCCGAGGTAATACCCAGATTATTGTGAAGCACATCGACGGTGCCGAAGCGATCCCGGCAGCTCGCGAAGAGACCCTGGACAGCGGCCTCATCGGTCGCATCCAGCTGTACCTGAAGCACCTCTCCGCCAAAAGGCTGAACGGCCTCGGCGCAGGCACCCAACGCAGCCGCATCGCGGTCGGCCAGGACAAGCGTTGCGCCGCAGCGAGCAAATTCGACGGCCGTGGCACGGCCATTGCTAACAGTTTCTCCCGGCGCGCCGACTCCCACTAATACTGCGACGCGCCCCTGCAGAATTCGGCCGTACCCGGTCCTCTCATGTTCGACATTCTCAGCCATTGAGCTGCTTTCTCATGGTTATGCGATCGAATTTCCCGGCGGCGTTCATCGGCATCTCGTCCATCACTACTAGTTTTTCCGGCCATTTGAACTTCGCAGTACCTTGCTGCTGGAGGAAGGCATTGACCTCCTCCAATGTGAAGGGCCGCTTGTCGCGCAGGATGACGCAAGCCACGGTCCGCTCCCCGACCTGACTATCGGGAAGGCCGATGACGACTGCGTGGGAGATATCGGTGTGGCGCAGAAGCAATTGCTCGATCTCCTCGGCCTGGATCTTAAGACCCGAGCGGATGATCACGTTCTTGGTCCGTCCCGTGACGACGAGATTTCCCTGGGCATCGAGATGGCCAAGGTCGCCAGTGTTGAACCAGCCGTCGCGGTCATAGGCCTGGTTCGTGGCCTGCTGGTCGTCGTAATAGCCGGCCGAGATGTAGGCGCCGCGGATCATGACCTCACCATCGGGGTCGTCGCTCCCCAGAGGGCGCGCGATGCGGATCTCGATGCCGTTAAGAGGACGACCGCAGGTCTGCAACTCTTCT of Rhodoligotrophos appendicifer contains these proteins:
- a CDS encoding SDR family NAD(P)-dependent oxidoreductase, encoding MAENVEHERTGYGRILQGRVAVLVGVGAPGETVSNGRATAVEFARCGATLVLADRDAAALGACAEAVQPFGGEVLQVQLDATDEAAVQGLFASCRDRFGTVDVLHNNLGITSAGRIARATVESFDLCVAVNLKSVFLLCKHVLPIMEEMGRGAITNISSVSSIRHLGISSPLYDMTKAGLNALTRNIAIDYGPKGIRANAILVGMMDTPLARGGIEKAGRDVEAIYEGYVQRIPSRRMGSGHDTAHLAAFLASDLASYINGAEIVVDGALTAKSG